The following proteins are co-located in the Triticum aestivum cultivar Chinese Spring chromosome 1A, IWGSC CS RefSeq v2.1, whole genome shotgun sequence genome:
- the LOC123157475 gene encoding abscisic acid receptor PYL4-like encodes MPYTASRPSAPQRARVAAGGGGWKAAAHAASCGAVPGEVARHHEHAAGAGQCCSAVVQAIEAPVGAVWAVVRRFDRPQAYKHFIRSCRVVDGDGGAVGSVREVRVVSGLPATSSRERLEILDDERRVLSFRVVGGEHRLSNYRSVTTVHEAASAGAVVVESYVVDVPPGNTADETRTFVDTIVRCNLQSLARTAQQLALAA; translated from the coding sequence ATGCCGTACACGGCGTCGAGGCCGTCGGCGCCGCAgagggcgcgggtggcggcggggggcggggggtGGAAGGCGGCGGCGCACGCGGCGTCGTGCGGGGCGGTGCCGGGGGAGGTGGCGCGGCACCACGAGCACGCGGCGGGGGCCGGGCAGTGCTGCTCGGCGGTGGTGCAGGCGATCGAGGCGCCCGTGGGCGCGGTGTGGGCCGTGGTGCGGCGCTTCGACCGCCCGCAGGCGTACAAGCACTTCATCCGGAGCTGCCGCGTcgtggacggcgacggcggcgcggtggGGTCGGTGCGCGAGGTGCGGGTGGTGTCGGGCCTCCCCGCCACCAGCAGCCGCGAGCGGCTGGAGATCCTGGACGACGAGCGCCGCGTGCTCAGCTTCCGCGTCGTCGGCGGCGAGCACCGCCTCTCCAACTACCGGTCGGTGACCACGGTGCACGAGGCCGCGTCGGCGGGCGCCGTCGTGGTGGAGTCGTACGTGGTGGACGTGCCCCCCGGGAACACCGCCGACGAGACGCGCACCTTCGTCGACACCATCGTGCGGTGCAACCTCCAGTCGCTGGCGCGCACCGCCCAGCAGCTCGCCCTCGCCGCCTAG